GATCGTGTAGAGGATCAAGAAGATCACGTGGAAGATCAGGTACGCCTTCACGTGGCCGCGCTTGTTCTGAAAATTAAATCAAACTGTTTAATAAAGCTACTAACCATCTTACCTAAGGTATAACAGTAACTAGCGACCCGCTCAGGCTTTGCACGGTACGCTAAGTAAATATAACCTATAACCTTCTTCTTGAATCACTctgtctattaaaaaaaaccgcatcaaaatccgttgcgtagttttaagtTAGATCTTAAAATTACGCATATAGGGGCAGATAGCGGAAAGCGACGTTGTTTTCTATGTAGtgatgttaacagcattgttgtgctcaagatagccagttcctgatATATATCATagatggttgaggattccaggtcAAACTCACGTCCATCTTCATGTGAATCAATCACTTTAAATCAGATGAGAAGATGCAAGCCAAaagtttcctcgttgtggatacaAACAGTTGTTGGAAACTGGCCAACACAGCGGCCTCCTTAGATAGTttagaagtatttttttatgaacttttctattgtaattcAGTTCTTCTGATCAACGCTGATGGTTTTTAGCGGCTCTGTACCTTCAGTTCCACACAGTTTACTCCGTAATTATAGGACAGATTACTAATAAGTAATACAAAAAGGTTGTTAACAATTCTAGCGCATTCTTCATCTGTAGTGTAGATGTAATAAAACGGACAGGGTTTTTTTTTAACCTTAGACATACGCCCATagataatttatattataatgCACAAATTTAGTCTCTATTTTTAAGTTAGTAGGTAGTTAATTTTTCTCAGGGATCAGACTCACGACCTCTGCCGATAACGTAAACGGTTTGTTTTAAcgatatactcgtacctacatttATTATCGTTTgttcactaaaaataaaatattaagtatttaaaaacaataggctactttcctaaaaaaatacttttagtccgtcaaatACAGAATTAAAATATATTAGACACGTATCATTATCATTCGTTTTAAAAAgcgaaaaatacgtgtcgagtattttttgataagttaaccaacggaaaaattcaaagaaagaaaACAGCATTATTATTACCTGGTGAACTCCGACCACGAACACAATGTTGAAGATCAGGAACAGCAGTATTAGCACGACGAAGATGATGGCGATCACGGagacggcggcggcggcctcTGTCGGTAAGTGACCCTGCTCACGCAGTGCCTGCTGGACGTCCTTGTCGTTCACCGCCACGCCCACCATCACACCGAGAATCAGCGTCATGATCACGGCGATGGCACTGAACACCTGGAAAACCGCAATCATtcatagttaaataaataatagactATAATTTCACACAATTTAAAAAAGTCCATATGCGGATTCGTAATAAACATAGTGAATCGTACCCTGTGCAGAGACGGACCATGGGGGTGAAGCCCCGGTGATCAGTCTCTGCGCAAGACATTTCCACAGCGCGGATGTGTATCTAACTGTCCGCTAGGGTCCTTAGAGATAGAGAACAAAGCAAAAGAGGCTTAATTATCATCACAGTTTTTCTATATGCACAGAAAAATTTTTCGATTGTTCAATTGAGTCATGGATTTTGAAACTATACCCTCAGTTTTATTAAAGCAGATATATTTTTACCAACTAcctaatatttaaattcattatatttttaaatatttttaagaaatccTTATTTCCACAACAAGTTTCTTCCCAGTTGCCAGCCGATTTGTTGTTCCAAGATGGATATAGAGGCAGACAGCTAATATTTGCTATAAAAAGGGCCTAAATACTATGAAAAGGAATTGAAAATATACTCATGGAACTTACCAGATTAAGATATCCGATGATCAGACACCCCGTCCTCAGCTCGATGCACCCACAGCACGTATCGAAAAGTAGAGCCGCCATCTTTGTgtctgtaaaaaataaaaaaatgagttAATTTCctatttaaatcatttaatttatgtatttaataacgAGTAGGTAGTTCTGTTTAGAAATACTTtcacaatttaattatttttaagcttTCACGTTGTACTTTTATACTTTTAGCAAAATGTTGTTTTCAAACTTTTTGTTATTGGAAGCATAGTACAAgtagaaaaatgaaaattatagaGTTGCGTGCGATTTCACAACCGCAAGGGGACAATAAAGTGTTATGAACAcgataatttaatatgacatctATTTAGTTAAGTAGGTAGTACATGTACCTATCTAACGTCTATccgtacctctagtaggaaaaactttcgagttcgtttcgttgcgtattcaaagtgtcatcgaaaaattttgtatgaaaaattaaacagcgccccctatattatagccgccctagggggcgctgtttaatttttcatacaaaatttttcgatgacactttgaatacgcaacgaaacgaactcgaaagtttttcctactagaggtaccgTACATCTAATCGCTATAATACAAGCTCTGCTTAATTGGGAGCAGGCCTTCAACGGACATAACAACCATTTTTCATGGTATTTGGACCTTAAGACAAaggaataaagttcaaaatatggtggtgACTATATTCCCTCTTCCGTTAAAAAATGCTACAAATTATGCCGACTTAGACATAGATTATTTTATTGTCCTAACGACATTGCCCCAGTAGGCACAGGAGCAATTAATGACATGTCCAATTAAGCCACTTAACAATTTGATGGTCTTTCAAGGTTTTAGGAACAATAAAAATAGCATGGTGTGTTGAGATCAGAATTTTTCGGACATTAGAAAACCCAATTTTCCTAgcttttttggatttttttctttattacacAGTGAAAAGTTAcagaaaacttttttttctttgtcaTAGCATtctatttaaattcaaatttatccttgacgtaggtaggtatgtcaCCTACTTGTTttattaacttaaaaacaaTTCTTCAATTTAATTTCTTTCCAATAAAAATTTCCGTGAGTCACAAGAAAAGTTCGACGGTCAAACATAACCGACTCGTGtgaattatttattcaaaagaTGTTTCAGATTCAGAAATTTATTTGCTTACATGTTCATGGTATTATAACAGGTGTAAAACAATAATAGAGCAAACTTATACGAATctagataggtaggtaagtgTAGCAAATATTTCACAGAAAAATATTACACATTGTAAATTACCATACTTATTATAGTAtttgttttgataaaattttcagAAGTTATTTTAGCTAGGATCCCTAGCTTATACTTACATccctagct
This genomic stretch from Ostrinia nubilalis chromosome 14, ilOstNubi1.1, whole genome shotgun sequence harbors:
- the LOC135078135 gene encoding uncharacterized protein LOC135078135, with the translated sequence MAALLFDTCCGCIELRTGCLIIGYLNLVFSAIAVIMTLILGVMVGVAVNDKDVQQALREQGHLPTEAAAAVSVIAIIFVVLILLFLIFNIVFVVGVHQNKRGHVKAYLIFHVIFLILYTISFLASFASPPINGGDVASKLLTILLSIYFLLVIRSYYYKMGDTSRQPAIYNTA